Proteins co-encoded in one Gossypium arboreum isolate Shixiya-1 chromosome 11, ASM2569848v2, whole genome shotgun sequence genomic window:
- the LOC108472534 gene encoding uncharacterized protein LOC108472534 produces the protein MGIHLNTIPQSTITKSHYHTHKIFLFCNYILLSAASSCIFLTLALRLCPSLSGFFLILLHIITIAGAISGCAAASSGTNGWYAAHMVATVLTAIFQGSVSVLIFTKTSDFMGYLRSYVREEDGEVILKLAGGLCAVIFVLEWVVMTLAFFLKYYDYVEGGDENGVCMKSSAKVYQDEDLKDWPWPFQL, from the coding sequence ATGGGTATTCACTTGAACACAATCCCGCAATCCACAATCACAAAATCCCATTACCACACCCACAAAATCTTCCTCTTTTGCAATTATATCCTCCTTTCCGCCGCTTCCAGCTGCATCTTCCTAACCCTCGCCCTCCGCCTCTGTCCTTCCCTCTCCGGCTTCTTCTTAATCCTCCTCCACATCATAACCATCGCCGGAGCAATCTCGGGTTGCGCAGCTGCTTCTTCGGGTACAAACGGATGGTACGCCGCACACATGGTGGCAACGGTGTTGACGGCCATATTTCAAGGGTCAGTTTCAGTGTTGATATTCACTAAGACAAGTGATTTTATGGGGTATTTGAGATCTTACGTAAGGGAAGAAGATGGAGAGGTGATATTGAAACTGGCTGGTGGGTTGTGTGCGGTGATTTTTGTGCTTGAATGGGTGGTGATGACATTGGCTTTTTTCTTGAAGTATTATGATTATGTGGAAGGTGGTGATGAGAATGGGGTTTGTATGAAGAGTAGTGCTAAAGTGTATCAAGATGAGGATTTGAAGGATTGGCCATGGCCTtttcaactttaa
- the LOC108470567 gene encoding transcription repressor MYB5-like, protein MRNPTKKDNVGTKTTPCCSKVGLKRGPWTPEEDELLSNYINKEGEGRWRTLPKRAGLLRCGKSCRLRWMNYLRPSVKRGQIAPDEEDLILRLHRLLGNRWSLIAGRIPGRTDNEIKNYWNTHLSKKLISQGIDPQTHKPLNPQQLSPSPPSLKPSPSSSSSMAKPNNPPSPLPVHVVNANKQNDYYDGSNEDHQGMIMNNDHYQQQQDHDDDVFSSFLNSLINEDDDALVSNLGLSQGWESTPFDQPK, encoded by the exons atgagAAACCCTACGAAAAAAGACAACGTTGGAACCAAGACGACGCCGTGTTGCAGCAAAGTAGGGTTGAAAAGAGGGCCATGGACGCCGGAAGAAGACGAGTTATTATCTAATTACATCAACAAAGAAGGCGAAGGACGGTGGCGGACTTTACCTAAACGGGCTGGTCTTCTCCGATGCGGAAAAAGCTGTCGTCTCCGATGGATGAATTATCTCCGACCTTCTGTTAAACGTGGCCAGATTGCTCCCGATGAAGAAGATCTCATCCTCCGCCTTCACCGCCTTTTAGGGAATCG GTGGTCACTAATAGCTGGAAGAATACCAGGGCGTACAGATAACGAAATAAAGAACTACTGGAATACTCACCTGAGTAAGAAATTGATAAGTCAAGGGATCGATCCTCAAACGCACAAGCCTTTAAACCCTCAACAACTCTCACCATCACCACCATCACTCAAACCTTCACCTTCTTCATCATCATCCATGGCGAAACCAAACAATCCTCCTTCCCCTCTTCCTGTTCATGTCGTCAACGCTAACAAGCAAAATGATTATTACGATGGGAGCAATGAAGACCATCAAGGGATGATCATGAACAATGACCATTATCAGCAACAACAAGATCATGATGATGATGTGTTCTCTTCTTTTCTGAATTCATTGATAAATGAAGATGATGATGCATTGGTTTCGAATTTGGGACTCTCACAAGGATGGGAATCTACTCCCTTCGATCAACCAAAATGA
- the LOC108472915 gene encoding protein CHLOROPLAST VESICULATION, whose translation MAFSTRCCLNMSPPTPNPQLDNSCSNIKGSQVAWPRNDKWKTGCVVGLACMIIGLEASDVSKTSEVAEEIPTVIVSESNSRVARWSDKRMCPPWQANSLETIVPENLPRPSARRKWEDIGFSNNAPATKVTIARETRAGCFSM comes from the exons ATGGCCTTTTCAACTAGGTGCTGCCTCAACATGTCCCCTCCAACCCCAAATCCACAGTTAGACAACTCTTGTTCCAACATCAAAGGATCCCAAGTTGCATG GCCAAGGAACGATAAATGGAAAACGGGATGTGTAGTAGGGTTAGCCTGCATGATAATTGGATTAGAAGCAAGTGACGTAAGTAAGACAAGCGAGGTCGCTGAAGAGATTCCAACGGTTATTGTTTCGGAATCGAATTCAAGAGTAGCGAGGTGGAGTGACAAAAGAATGTGCCCTCCGTGGCAGGCTAATTCTTTGGAAACGATTGTGCCGGAGAATCTCCCGAGGCCATCGGCTCGTCGGAAATGGGAGGATATCGGTTTCTCAAACAATGCCCCAGCAACCAAAGTGACAATAGCTAGGGAAACAAGAGCTGGTTGCTTCTCTATGTAA